AGTTTTATCGTGGCGAGTACTATGGCAAGATTTGGGGAAGTTAGATTTTAACCCAGAACGAGAGTGGGAATTAGTGAAGACTTTACAAGCTGGCAAGTTTGATGCGGCAATTATTTTTACCAGTTTTAGTCAGAGTCCTCACCCAGCCGCTTTTTTATGTTATTTAGCTGGTATACCTTTGCGATGGGGAGAGTCTAAGGAATTAGGTAATGGTGTATTGACACTGGAAGTTCCAGCCGCACTAGATGAAATTCATCAAGTTGAGAGAAATTTACGATTAATAGAGGCTGGTGGTTTTGAAGTAAGTGATCGCAGTCTTTGTATTCAAATTCCAGAAATTGCCCAAAAAGAAGCCTTAAGTTTATTATTGGGAAGTAATAAAAATTACAATACCCTATTTCCTCCGTATCTCTTACTTAACCCTTGGACAAGCTGCCAATCACGCAATTATGATTCCCAGAGATTTGCGATCGCTGCCCGTCAGCTAGCAGAATCTACACAAATGCCTGTAGTTGTGACGGGTGTAGAACAAGACCGCGACAAAAGCGCATCTTTATTGGCGATGTTGGGTGACTATGCTATTGATCTCATCGGCAAAACAACTCTACCTCAACTCGCAGCACTAATTACCAACGCCAAGCTAGTGCTAACTAACAACACTTCCACAATGCATATAGCTGATGCTACCCGCGCACCTACTGTAGTAATGTTCGCCGGCACTGAACTTGAGTCACAGTGGCAACCACGTAACGGTTATTCTCGTTTACTGCGTCGTCCAACTCACTGTAGTCCATGCTACGCCTTTACCTGTCCTTACAACTTGGAATGTTTAGATATTCCACCAGAGGAAGTAGTCACTGTTGGCTTGGGTTTGTTAGAAGTACTTAAGACTTAGCAATTGGTTATGATTTGTTTTGCTCAGCAAACGTCTTAAATTCGATCGCATCATGACTGCAAAACAGGCGCACATCACTATTGTGTGAGAGCGATAACCCACGTAACCGTTCTTGATTGTAGAGCCGAGCCTTGCGATCTACTTCCATCAACGATTGGTAAGCACGCAGACCTGGAGTACAGCGTGGTTTGGAGGTGTTCATTTCATGCCGATAAAAGTAGGCATCGCCTGCATGTAGCAGCCAACCTTGGGGTGTCTCAATGGCAATGCCAGCATGACCGCGCGTATGACCAGCAAGCGGAATCAGGAGAATCTCAGGTGGCAGTCCCTCGAGATCACGCACTGCCTCGAAATCGAACCAAGGCTCTCCCCCTGGCGAATAATACTTCCATTGTTTAACTTCATCCCATTGACCTGGACGATAACGTTGCGATGAGATGAAGCCACGCCGTTTCTGTGCTGCCTCAAATTCAGTCTGCATCACATGCACGGTTGCCTCTGGAAAATCCTCCAATCCACCAGCATGATCGAAATCAAGGTGAGTAAGTACTATATGGCGGACATCACTTTTGTCAAAGCCAAGCTGCTTAATCTGAGCAAGCGCCGTGTATTTTTGTTCAAACTTGATGCGATTCAAATTCATGAAGAACGGACTGAGTCGTGACGATGGTGCTTTGACATCGCGTTCTCCAAAACCGATATCAATGAGAACGAGCCCCTGATTTGTCTCAACGAGCAGGCAGTGACAAACAAGGCAGGCTGTTAGACCGCGACTAAAGCCATCGAAGAGCGCCCCGCCAATCGGACACATACAACCGCAATTTAGATGATGAATACGCATGAATGATTTCCCCGACGCATCAATCTCTTTTAAAAACAAAAGAGTAGGGAAAATCTTCATACTCTGGTGTGAATAAATTTAGAGATTACAAATATTACCTTATATTTTAGGCATTGCTCAATAAAAGATGACTCGTATTGCTATTATTACTGGTACTTACAAGCCTCAACATTGTGGTGTTGCTCACTACACTGCACGTTTACGAGAGGTTCTCAAACAAGAAGATATTCAATCTGTTGTCCTCACTACTTATGCAGCTGCTACAGAGGCAAAGGACTCCAGTGTTAGAGGTGTTGTAGAAGATTGGCGTTTTACCGATTTGATGTCTTTAGTACGAGCACTACATTTAACTAATGCTGATATTTTGCATATCCAACACGCTGCTGGAACCTATGGATTTGATCGTGCCATCTTTTTGTTACCACTACTTCTAAAAGCGACAGGCTATAACAAACCAATTGTCACAACTGTGCATGAGTATGGCTGGTGGGAGTGGCAACCGAAGTATTTACCACCACAGTTTTTGGAATGGTTAAAAATGTGGGGACAAAGTCGCGGTTGGTGGGATAGAGAAGATGGGTTTTTACTAACTTTGAGCAATGCAATTATTACAACTAACGCTGAAGCCGAAAAAGTCCTTCACCAACGCTTGCCGCAGTTTCAGCAACGTATTTTTAGTATACCTATTGCTGCAAATGTGGAATTTACACCCGTTGAACAAACTACAGCACGGGAGAATTTGCGTAAAATTTGTAACTGGGAATTAAATACAATTGTCATTGTCTTTTTTGGTTTTCTCCACCCAGTCAAAGGATTAGAAACTCTCTTAAACGCATTTCAAAAAGTGCTGACGACTTCCCCACAAGCAAGACTATTACTTGTTGGCGGTGTGGAAAGTTTAGCTTTGCGAGGAGAAGAAGCAAAACGCTATTGGGATAAACTTCACGCTTTGGCAAGGGAATTGAATTTAGGCAACAAAGTCTACTTTACTGGCTATCTAGATGCTGAAACTGCCTCAGAATATCTTGCTGGCGCTGATATTGGGGTTTTGCCTTTCAATCACGGACTTACTATGAAAAGTGGTTCACTGTTAACTTTGTTAGCTCATGGTTTACCAGTTATTGGCACACAGCATAATATACCTTTACCCAGTGGAATGAGAGTACAGCTTGTACCCCCTCGTCATGTAGATGCTTTGACAGATGCACTCTGTCAGTTGCTCAACAATCCCAATCAACGTAGTTCTATAGTTGAAGCTGGCTGTGCTTTTGTAGAACAATTTAGTTGGTCGAGGATTGCGCGATCGCACCTCAAAATCTACCAGAAAAATGAAATAGGAGTCCTTCAAAGTTAAGTGACCAAACTCCTATTCTTCTTAAGTAGACTCATCCTTAAATTGAGTCATCTTTAAAATGACTTAATGCTATCAGCCAAGGTTTTTGATAATTAGTTATTTTTTATACTTAAATATTTAGGAATCAAGACTTTCATTGGTTTCTTTGACCTGAATGTTTAAGTTAGGTAATCCGTTTAACTTTTCTGGAGGAGGAAGTTCCTCTTCCGCTAGGGGTACAAAAACTTTTAGACTTGCTGGTATGCACTCAATTTCTACTGGAGTTTTCCCTAAAACTTCACCATCAACAACAACTTTTTGAGGTGGGTCGGTTGTAATTTTAAATTTTTTAGCTCGTAGATAACCAATGTCATTTCTTTCTGCTGGACTACCCGCAGAAGCTGTCTGAAATAAATGAAATGTAGCTGCGATCGCAGCTGCTCTATTAGCCGGAGCTACTATAGTTAAATCCAGTAATCCGTCATCTATAATCAGTCCTGCTGGCCCTTGGGCTAAAACAGATGTAGCAGGTGCAGCATTTGCTACTGTTACTGCTGCCGCACACGTTGAAATTACTTTATCTTCAGTTTCAATTTTTACATCAAATGACTGTAATTCACTTAATTGTTTAAATCCAGCTATAATATAAGCCAAAAAACCAAAACGATTTTTCGATTCCCGATCTGCTTTTTCTACGGTTTCTGCTTCAAAGCCAATACCTGTCAGCAGTACCATTGGATAACCGTTGCAAGTGGCAGTATCCACAATCCGCGTCCCACCTTGCAAAATTGTTTTGCAAGCACCTTCAATTGTGTCTGGTATGCCTAAAGCTGTCGCAAAGGCGTTTGCTGTTCCACGAGAAATGATACCAAACGGAATATCACTACCTACTACAGCCGCTGCTGCTGCCGAGAGAGTACCATCTCCTCCAGAAGCAATGATAGCATGTACTCCTCTTTGCACTGCATCATGTGCTAGTTCATCGGCACAGATTTCTTCTGTTGTGAAGTGAATATCTAGGTCGATTTCTGGCTCTAAGATAGCTCGAATTTGTGCCAACTCTTGCTCTGAGTCGCCCTGACCTGCAACTGGATTAAAAATGAGGCAGGCTGAACGTTTCATATACTGTGTGTGAAAAATAATATAGTTGTAAAGTTATCAAATTAATTTTTGACGTATCTGTAAAATTAAAACTTCCCTCTTAAGATAGGATTTTGAGTAATGAATTAAAGATTAGAAGGGAAAGTCCAAGTTTTTAAT
Above is a genomic segment from Fischerella sp. JS2 containing:
- a CDS encoding MBL fold metallo-hydrolase, with the protein product MKIFPTLLFLKEIDASGKSFMRIHHLNCGCMCPIGGALFDGFSRGLTACLVCHCLLVETNQGLVLIDIGFGERDVKAPSSRLSPFFMNLNRIKFEQKYTALAQIKQLGFDKSDVRHIVLTHLDFDHAGGLEDFPEATVHVMQTEFEAAQKRRGFISSQRYRPGQWDEVKQWKYYSPGGEPWFDFEAVRDLEGLPPEILLIPLAGHTRGHAGIAIETPQGWLLHAGDAYFYRHEMNTSKPRCTPGLRAYQSLMEVDRKARLYNQERLRGLSLSHNSDVRLFCSHDAIEFKTFAEQNKS
- a CDS encoding glycosyltransferase family 9 protein codes for the protein MTNDHQPLTTTNQQPTNMHNILVMRLDNIGDVIMTSPALRAIKENLPYCRLTLMASPGGAQAATLLPWVDEVLSWRVLWQDLGKLDFNPEREWELVKTLQAGKFDAAIIFTSFSQSPHPAAFLCYLAGIPLRWGESKELGNGVLTLEVPAALDEIHQVERNLRLIEAGGFEVSDRSLCIQIPEIAQKEALSLLLGSNKNYNTLFPPYLLLNPWTSCQSRNYDSQRFAIAARQLAESTQMPVVVTGVEQDRDKSASLLAMLGDYAIDLIGKTTLPQLAALITNAKLVLTNNTSTMHIADATRAPTVVMFAGTELESQWQPRNGYSRLLRRPTHCSPCYAFTCPYNLECLDIPPEEVVTVGLGLLEVLKT
- a CDS encoding glycosyltransferase; translation: MTRIAIITGTYKPQHCGVAHYTARLREVLKQEDIQSVVLTTYAAATEAKDSSVRGVVEDWRFTDLMSLVRALHLTNADILHIQHAAGTYGFDRAIFLLPLLLKATGYNKPIVTTVHEYGWWEWQPKYLPPQFLEWLKMWGQSRGWWDREDGFLLTLSNAIITTNAEAEKVLHQRLPQFQQRIFSIPIAANVEFTPVEQTTARENLRKICNWELNTIVIVFFGFLHPVKGLETLLNAFQKVLTTSPQARLLLVGGVESLALRGEEAKRYWDKLHALARELNLGNKVYFTGYLDAETASEYLAGADIGVLPFNHGLTMKSGSLLTLLAHGLPVIGTQHNIPLPSGMRVQLVPPRHVDALTDALCQLLNNPNQRSSIVEAGCAFVEQFSWSRIARSHLKIYQKNEIGVLQS
- a CDS encoding YegS/Rv2252/BmrU family lipid kinase encodes the protein MFHTQYMKRSACLIFNPVAGQGDSEQELAQIRAILEPEIDLDIHFTTEEICADELAHDAVQRGVHAIIASGGDGTLSAAAAAVVGSDIPFGIISRGTANAFATALGIPDTIEGACKTILQGGTRIVDTATCNGYPMVLLTGIGFEAETVEKADRESKNRFGFLAYIIAGFKQLSELQSFDVKIETEDKVISTCAAAVTVANAAPATSVLAQGPAGLIIDDGLLDLTIVAPANRAAAIAATFHLFQTASAGSPAERNDIGYLRAKKFKITTDPPQKVVVDGEVLGKTPVEIECIPASLKVFVPLAEEELPPPEKLNGLPNLNIQVKETNESLDS